The genomic DNA CTGGTGGACCGGCCTGAACGGCGGGGCACCGGGAGCCTAGAGCCCTGAGGGGACCGGCTGCACCAGTTTGCCGTGCAGCCGGCCGGCCAGGTCCGTGGTCAGCCCGCCCGCACGCAGCACCCCGGTGATCCCGCCGGAATGTGAGTCCAGAACGGCGAGCATGGTCCGCATTGCCGCCGGATGGGCGGCCAGCACGGGGTGGTCCAGGGGAATGTCTGCGCCGGCGCTGAGCTCGGCAAGGCCCATCCTCCGGTAAACCTCCGGCATGCGGTCCTGGGTCAGGGAGTAGTCATCGGCAATGTCCTCGGGATCGGCACCCAGCACGGCGAGCAGGGCGGCTGCAAACATCCCGGTCCGGTCCTTGCCGGCAGCGCAGTGGAACAGCACCGTGCCGGGGGCATCGGCCACCGCCTCCAGTCCCCGGACAAGGGCTTCCTTCCGGCCGGTAAAGATTTTGGCGTACCACTGGCCCACATGCTCGGGGGTGCGGACGGACGCAAGGAACTGTCCGGCCAGCTCCGGGGGCGCGGCCTCCGCATCGGTCAGGGGCAGCGCCAGATACCGGAGCGGATGATCCGCCGACGGGCCGCGTCCGGTGCGCTGCGCCTCCTGCGCGGAACGCAGGTCGATGATGGTGGACAGGCCCGCCTCCACCAGCTCGGCGACCTGGGCGGGTGTGGTGGTGGCGACGTCGTCCGAGCGCAGGACAAGGCCGGGGCGGATGCGTCCGCCCCGGACCGGGATACCGCCCAGGTCACGCAGATTCGCCAGCGGGGCTGGAGCGGGGGCGGACGCAGAGGCTGGACGGGTTGCTTCGGACATGGGCGGGTTTTCCTTCCGGCAACGGTGGCGCGCCCGGCTGTGGCTGGGGCCGTGGAACGTTTGGGACCATCTTAGGACCGCTTGGAAAAGTGTGCGCGGACACCCGAGTATGAGGCACGGCTCACAGGGAGATAGGGTGAATTGATCAAGTTCTCTGAAAGGCCCTCTCCATGCACCGTCGCATTGCCCATCCCGGACTCCAAAACCTCGTTATGTCAGCAGAGCAGGCCGCGGCCATGATCAGGCCGGGAATGACGGTGGC from Arthrobacter zhangbolii includes the following:
- a CDS encoding tyrosine-protein phosphatase, with amino-acid sequence MSEATRPASASAPAPAPLANLRDLGGIPVRGGRIRPGLVLRSDDVATTTPAQVAELVEAGLSTIIDLRSAQEAQRTGRGPSADHPLRYLALPLTDAEAAPPELAGQFLASVRTPEHVGQWYAKIFTGRKEALVRGLEAVADAPGTVLFHCAAGKDRTGMFAAALLAVLGADPEDIADDYSLTQDRMPEVYRRMGLAELSAGADIPLDHPVLAAHPAAMRTMLAVLDSHSGGITGVLRAGGLTTDLAGRLHGKLVQPVPSGL